A genomic region of Papaver somniferum cultivar HN1 chromosome 7, ASM357369v1, whole genome shotgun sequence contains the following coding sequences:
- the LOC113297034 gene encoding ketol-acid reductoisomerase, chloroplastic-like: MAAATSFSTSVAAPSKTLKPVHSSSSLGFKLGFLSSSSKTLKPLLLRVSNNNVSSSAVGSAVASTMSVSAPTKPLTTLDFETSVFNKEKVTLAGNDEYIVKGGRDLFHLLPEAFKGIKQIGVIGWGSQGPAQAQNLRDSLVEAKSDIVVKIGLRKGSASFAEARSVGFTEETGTLGDIYETVAGSDLVLLLISDAAQADNYEKIFSHMKPNSILGLSHGFLLGHLQSQGVDFPKNMSVIAVCPKGMGPSVRRLYVQGKEINGAGINASFAVHQDVDGRATDVALGWSVALGSPFTFATTLESEYKSDIFGERGILLGAVHGIVESLFRRYTENGMPEDLAYKNTVECITGIVSRTISTEGMLSVYNSLSEQGKKDFHAAYSASYYPCMDILYECYEDVASGNEIKSVVLAGRRFYEKEGLPAFPMGKIDQTRMWLVGEKVRATRPEGDLGPLYPFTAGVFVALMMAQIEVLRKKGHSYSEIINESVIEAVDSLNPFMHARGVSFMVDNCSTTARLGSRKWAPRFDYILTQQALVAVDNNAPINQDLISNFLCDPVHGAIEVCAQLRPTVDISVPVDADFVRVELRQSSN, encoded by the exons ATGGCGGCGGCAACTTCTTTCTCTACATCTGTAGCAGCTCCATCGAAAACCCTAAAACCAGttcactcttcttcttctttgggttttaaattagggtttctgtcttcatcttctaaaaccctaaaacctcTTCTTCTTCGTGTTTCCAACAACAATGTCTCATCATCCGCCGTTGGATCGGCTGTTGCATCGACCATGAGTGTTTCAGCTCCTACCAAACCTTTGACTACTCTTGATTTTGAAACCTCTGTGTTTAACAAGGAGAAGGTCACTCTTGCTGGAAATGACGAG TATATTGTcaaaggaggaagagatttaTTCCATTTGTTGCCTGAAGCATTCAAAGGAATTAAGCAGATTGGTGTTATCGGTTGGGGTTCTCAG GGTCCTGCTCAAGCTCAGAACTTGAGAGACTCACTTGTAGAAGCCAAGTCTGACATTGTGGTCAAG ATTGGTTTGAGGAAGGGATCTGCTTCTTTTGCTGAAGCACGTTCTGTTGGTTTCACTGAGGAGACTGGAACTTTGGGTGATATATATGAAACTGTTGCTGGGAGTGATCTTGTGTTGTTATTGATTTCCGATGCTGCACAG GCAGATAATTACGAGAAGATATTCTCCCACATGAAGCCTAACAGCATTCTTGGACTCTCCCATGGATTTCTTCTTGGACATTTGCAGTCCCAGGGGGTTGATTTCCCCAAAAATATGAGTGTGATTGCTGTCTGCCCCAAGGGAATGGGTCCATCAGTTAGAAGACTCTATGTCCAAGGAAAGGAGATAAACGGTGCTGGAATTAATGCTAGTTTTGCTGTCCACCAG GATGTTGATGGTAGAGCAACAGATGTTGCCTTAGGATGGTCTGTTGCTCTTGGCTCTCCTTTTACGTTTGCCACTACTCTCGAGTCAGAATACAAGAGTGACATTTTTGGAGAAAGgg GTATTTTACTTGGAGCTGTTCATGGAATCGTCGAATCCTTGTTCAGAAGGTACACCGAAAATGGAATGCCCGAAGACCTTGCTTACAAGAACACTGTTGAGTGCATCACTGGAATTGTTTCAAGGACCATATCCACTGAG GGTATGTTGTCTGTGTACAACTCTCTTTCAGAGCAAGGCAAAAAGGATTTCCATGCAGCATACAGTGCCTCCTATTATCCCTGTATGGACATCTTGTATGAGTGCTACGAGGATGTAGCGAGTGGGAATGAGATCAAAAGTGTTGTCTTGGCTGGGCGCCGATTTTAT GAAAAAGAAGGCCTACCAGCTTTTCCAATGGGAAAGATTGATCAAACAAGAATGTGGTTGGTTGGTGAGAAAGTCCGAGCAACTCGACCAGAAGGTGACTTGGGTCCACTCTATCCTTTCACCGCTGGAGTTTTTGTGGCTTTAATGATGGCTCAG ATTGAGGTATTGAGAAAGAAGGGGCATTCTTACTCggaaatcatcaatgaaagtgtGATCGAGGCAGTGGATTCTTTGAATCCCTTCATGCATGCACGTGGAGTTTCATTCATGGTTGATAACTGTTCCACAACAGCTCGATTGGGATCAAGGAAGTGGGCTCCACGATTTGATTACATTCTCACCCAACAGGCTTTGGTAGCAGTCGACAATAACGCCCCCATTAACCAGGATCTTATTAGCAACTTCTTGTGTGACCCTGTCCATGGGGCAATCGAAGTCTGTGCCCAATTGAGACCAACTGTTGACATATCCGTGCCCGTAGATGCAGATTTTGTCAGGGTTGAGCTTCGTCAGTCAAGCAATTAG
- the LOC113294541 gene encoding uncharacterized protein LOC113294541: MGDANCLLKELASQKSDQQQWCIEATSTFDIKSGLISQISKFHGCAWEDPNKHLMEFQWLTKNMIPNGANADEETLCAFPFSLLNAAKDWLYYLPPGSITTWNGLKRLFLERYFPASKAIQIPKEICGMKQSVGESLYECWERYKRLTVTQAREFIESMAANSQQFSSCGSEPPTKGVNQVDEIIELRQQMSNVMAVMQQVAAVVVKPSSPAYENVEHVNAIFSTQSHPSEFQQQVQQPQQAQNSELARMVTLVEALMSVVQQNQQLANLNQQKTDNAIKELRSQGAVKDLQTQVGSMIEEINQLHAQNGEKLPSQPLNPRDGVNAITFGSGTRLVQPEIADLGKEEAPKELVLEEKDVDFSQTFEWTNLLKVRIAHLLEAIPPEAFFIACF, translated from the exons atgggtgatgcaaattgCTTACTCAAGGAGCTAGCTTCTCAGAAGTCGGATCAACAACAATGGTGCATTGAGGCAACTTCCACATTTGATATCAAGTCAGGGTTGATCAGTCAAATATCAAAGTTCCATGGATGTGCATGGGAAGATCCGAATAAGCATCTTATGGAGTTTCAATGGTTGACGAAAAACATGATACCTAATGGGGCTAATGCAGATGAAGAAACGTTGtgtgcttttcctttctctttactcAATGCAGCTAAAGATTGGTTATATTATTTACCGCCTGgtagtatcacaacatggaatggattGAAGAGACTCTTcctagagagatattttcctgcatcaaaggctATTCAAATTcccaaggagatttgtgggatgaagcaaagtGTAGGGGAatcgttgtatgaatgttgggagcggtACAAGAGATTG acggtgacacaagctagagagttTATTGAGAGTATGGCAgcaaattctcaacaattttcaagttGTGGATCAGAACCACCTACCAAGGGAGTTAATCAAGTTGATGAGATTATTGAATTACGTCAACAAATGAGCAACGTGATGGCagtgatgcaacaagttgcagcggTGGTTGTAAAACCATCAAGCCCAGCTTATGAGAACGTAGAGCATGTCAATGCTATATTCTCAACTCAGTC CCATCCGAGTGAGTTCCAACAACAAGTGCAACAACCGCAACAAGCCCAAAATTCAGAATTGGCAAGGATGGTTACTTTGGTGGAGGCTCTAATGTCTGTGGTACAGCAAAATCAACAACTAGCGAACTTAAATCAGCAGAAAACGGATAATGCAATTAAGGAGTTGCGATCACAA ggTGCGGTTAAGGACTTGCAAACACAAGTTGGTTCAATGATCGAGGAGATtaatcagttgcatgcacaaaatggtgagaaactcCCTTCCCAACCTCTTAACCCTAGAgatggtgtcaatgctattacgtttggAAGTGGTACACGACTTGTGCAACCTGAAATTGCTGATTTGGGTAAAGAAGAAGCCCCAAAGGAACTAGTTTTGGAGGAAAAGGATGTTGATTTCTCCCAAACTTTCGAG TGGACTAATCTACTAAAG GTCCGCATTGCTCACCTACTCGAGGCTATACCACCCGAGGCATTTTTCATTGCTTGCTTCTGA